The Ananas comosus cultivar F153 linkage group 2, ASM154086v1, whole genome shotgun sequence genome contains a region encoding:
- the LOC109706960 gene encoding chaperonin 60 subunit beta 4, chloroplastic-like isoform X6, producing MSSFSPSPLTTNPQMPFSPRRGRGAPPKPTPKELHFNRDLSVTKKLQVGVDLVARLVGVTLGPKGRNVVLQNKYGPPKIVNDGETVLKEVELEDPLENLGVKLVRQAGAKTNDLAGDGCTTSIILAQGLISEGVKVLAAGMNPVQIARGIEKTATALVSELRLMTREIEDREIADVAAVSAGNDYSVGSMISDALKRVGKKGFVRIENGRCTENHLQIVEGMQFDRGYLSPYFVTDRTNMSVEFNNSRILLVDKKITNVREMFKILDGAVKEKYPLLIIAEDIEQEALAPIIRNKLKGVLKVAAIKAPAFGQRKSDYLDDIAVLTGGKVVRDEMGLTLEKVGKEVLGCAAKVVVTKDSTLVVTDRSTQNAVEKRVVQLRSLAENSDEKFKKKILNERIARLSGGIAIIQVGAQTVIELKDKKLRIEDALNATKAAIEEGVVVGGGCSLLRLSMKVDSIKESLDNEEQKIGADIFKQALSYPSKLIAKNAGVNGNFVVEKVSTSIYKAYV from the exons ATGTCATCTTTTTCTCCATCTCCTCTCACCACTAATCCCCAGATGCCTTTCTCTCccaggagagggagaggggccCCTCCGAAGCCCACCCCTAAGGAGCTCCACTTCAACCGCGACCTCTCTGTGACCAAGAAGCTCCAG GTTGGAGTGGACTTGGTGGCGCGGTTGGTTGGGGTTACTCTGGGCCCAAAGGGCAGGAATGTGGTGCTGCAGAACAAGTATGGCCCTCCCAAGATTGTTAATGATGGAGAGACTGTACTCAAGGAG GTTGAATTGGAGGACCCTTTGGAGAATCTTGGTGTCAAATTGGTGAGACAGGCTGGAGCAAAGACAAACGATCTTGCCGGTGACGGTTGCACTACTTCTATCATCCTCGCGCAAGGTTTAATTTCTGAAGGAGTAAAG GTACTCGCTGCAGGAATGAATCCGGTCCAAATTGCACGCGGGATCGAGAAGACTGCTACGGCTTTGGTCTCTGAACTTAGATTGATGACGAGGGAG ATTGAAGACCGTGAAATTGCTGATGTTGCAGCAGTTAGCGCTGGGAATGATTACAGTGTAGGAAGCATGATATCAGATGCCCTTAAAAGAGTTGGAAAAAAAGGTTTCGTGAGAATCGAAAATGGAAGATGCACCGAGAACCATTTGCAGATTGTTGAAGGGATGCAATTCGATCGTGGCTATCTCTCGCCCTACTTTGTTACTGATCGCACCAACATGTCTGTGGAGTTCAACAACAGCAGG ATACTTTTGGTTgacaaaaaaatcacaaatgtGAGGGAGATGTTTAAGATCTTGGATGGTGCTGTAAAAGAAAAGTATCCGCTCCTGATTATTGCAGAGGATATCGAACAAGAAGCTTTGGCTCCTATAATAAGAAACAAGCTAAAAGGTGTTTTAAAGGTGGCTGCTATTAAAGCTCCTGCTTTTGGACAGCGCAAGAGTGACTACTTAGATGACATTGCTGTCTTGACAGGAG GTAAAGTAGTAAGAGATGAGATGGGACTGACTCTTGAAAAGGTTGGAAAAGAAGTCTTGGGTTGTGCAGCTAAGGTGGTGGTTACAAAGGACTCGACATTAGTTGTTACTGATCGAAGCACCCAAAATGCTGTTGAAAAGAGGGTTGTTCAGTTAAGAAGTCTTGCTGAG AACTCAGATGAGAAGTTCAAGAAGAAAATATTGAATGAAAGAATAGCAAGGCTATCTGGTGGGATTGCAATTATTCAG GTAGGTGCACAGACAGTCATCGAATTGAAAGATAAAAAGCTAAGAATTGAAGATGCTCTTAATGCAACCAAG GCAGCTATTGAGGAAGGTGTTGTTGTTGGTGGTGGATGTAGCCTATTGAGGTTATCTATGAAGGTGGACAGTATCAAAGAATCTTTGGATAACGAGGAGCAGAAG ATTGGTGCTGACATCTTTAAGCAGGCTTTATCTTATCCTTCaaaattaatagcaaaaaaTGCTGGTGTGAATGGAAATTTTGTAGTGGAAAAGGTTTCTACAAGTATCTACAAGGCATATGTTTGA
- the LOC109706960 gene encoding chaperonin 60 subunit beta 4, chloroplastic-like isoform X5: MSSFSPSPLTTNPQMPFSPRRGRGAPPKPTPKELHFNRDLSVTKKLQVGVDLVARLVGVTLGPKGRNVVLQNKYGPPKIVNDGETVLKEVELEDPLENLGVKLVRQAGAKTNDLAGDGCTTSIILAQGLISEGVKVLAAGMNPVQIARGIEKTATALVSELRLMTREIEDREIADVAAVSAGNDYSVGSMISDALKRVGKKGFVRIENGRCTENHLQIVEGMQFDRGYLSPYFVTDRTNMSVEFNNSRILLVDKKITNVREMFKILDGAVKEKYPLLIIAEDIEQEALAPIIRNKLKGVLKVAAIKAPAFGQRKSDYLDDIAVLTGGKVVRDEMGLTLEKVGKEVLGCAAKVVVTKDSTLVVTDRSTQNAVEKRVVQLRSLAENSDEKFKKKILNERIARLSGGIAIIQVGAQTVIELKDKKLRIEDALNATKAAIEEGVVVGGGCSLLRLSMKVDSIKESLDNEEQKIGADIFKQALSYPSKLIAKNAGVNGNFVVEKVSTSIYKPKTVLRI, encoded by the exons ATGTCATCTTTTTCTCCATCTCCTCTCACCACTAATCCCCAGATGCCTTTCTCTCccaggagagggagaggggccCCTCCGAAGCCCACCCCTAAGGAGCTCCACTTCAACCGCGACCTCTCTGTGACCAAGAAGCTCCAG GTTGGAGTGGACTTGGTGGCGCGGTTGGTTGGGGTTACTCTGGGCCCAAAGGGCAGGAATGTGGTGCTGCAGAACAAGTATGGCCCTCCCAAGATTGTTAATGATGGAGAGACTGTACTCAAGGAG GTTGAATTGGAGGACCCTTTGGAGAATCTTGGTGTCAAATTGGTGAGACAGGCTGGAGCAAAGACAAACGATCTTGCCGGTGACGGTTGCACTACTTCTATCATCCTCGCGCAAGGTTTAATTTCTGAAGGAGTAAAG GTACTCGCTGCAGGAATGAATCCGGTCCAAATTGCACGCGGGATCGAGAAGACTGCTACGGCTTTGGTCTCTGAACTTAGATTGATGACGAGGGAG ATTGAAGACCGTGAAATTGCTGATGTTGCAGCAGTTAGCGCTGGGAATGATTACAGTGTAGGAAGCATGATATCAGATGCCCTTAAAAGAGTTGGAAAAAAAGGTTTCGTGAGAATCGAAAATGGAAGATGCACCGAGAACCATTTGCAGATTGTTGAAGGGATGCAATTCGATCGTGGCTATCTCTCGCCCTACTTTGTTACTGATCGCACCAACATGTCTGTGGAGTTCAACAACAGCAGG ATACTTTTGGTTgacaaaaaaatcacaaatgtGAGGGAGATGTTTAAGATCTTGGATGGTGCTGTAAAAGAAAAGTATCCGCTCCTGATTATTGCAGAGGATATCGAACAAGAAGCTTTGGCTCCTATAATAAGAAACAAGCTAAAAGGTGTTTTAAAGGTGGCTGCTATTAAAGCTCCTGCTTTTGGACAGCGCAAGAGTGACTACTTAGATGACATTGCTGTCTTGACAGGAG GTAAAGTAGTAAGAGATGAGATGGGACTGACTCTTGAAAAGGTTGGAAAAGAAGTCTTGGGTTGTGCAGCTAAGGTGGTGGTTACAAAGGACTCGACATTAGTTGTTACTGATCGAAGCACCCAAAATGCTGTTGAAAAGAGGGTTGTTCAGTTAAGAAGTCTTGCTGAG AACTCAGATGAGAAGTTCAAGAAGAAAATATTGAATGAAAGAATAGCAAGGCTATCTGGTGGGATTGCAATTATTCAG GTAGGTGCACAGACAGTCATCGAATTGAAAGATAAAAAGCTAAGAATTGAAGATGCTCTTAATGCAACCAAG GCAGCTATTGAGGAAGGTGTTGTTGTTGGTGGTGGATGTAGCCTATTGAGGTTATCTATGAAGGTGGACAGTATCAAAGAATCTTTGGATAACGAGGAGCAGAAG ATTGGTGCTGACATCTTTAAGCAGGCTTTATCTTATCCTTCaaaattaatagcaaaaaaTGCTGGTGTGAATGGAAATTTTGTAGTGGAAAAGGTTTCTACAAGTATCTACAAG